A genomic region of Sciurus carolinensis chromosome 7, mSciCar1.2, whole genome shotgun sequence contains the following coding sequences:
- the Kcnk16 gene encoding potassium channel subfamily K member 16: MPCARLAGCSGGRVLPLLLAYVCYLLLGATVFQLLEKQAEAQSRDQFQVEKLRFLENYTCLDQRALEQFVQVIMEAWVKGVNPKGNSTNPSNWDFGSSFFFAGTVVTTIGYGNLAPSTEAGQVFCVFYALVGIPLNVVFLNHLGTGLRAHLTTLERWEDQPRRSQLLQVLGLALFLTLGTLVILIFPPMAFSRVEGWSFSEGFYFAFITLSTIGFGDYVVGTDPSKHYASVYRSLAAVWILLGLAWLALVLSLGPLLLHRCSQLWLLGRGLSLKDRAAPDPDGLPGPQKMPISA; the protein is encoded by the exons ATGCCCTGTGCTAGGCTGGCCGGCTGCTCGGGTGGCCGggtgctgcccctgctgctggccTATGTCTGCTACCTTCTGCTCGGTGCCACTGTCTTCCAGCTGCTGGAGAAGCAGGCGGAAGCTCAGTCCAGGGACCAGTTCCAGGTTGAGAAGCTGCGCTTCCTGGAGAACTACACCTGCCTGGACCAGCGGGCCCTGGAGCAGTTTGTACAG GTCATCATGGAAGCCTGGGTGAAAGGCGTGAACCCCAAAGGCAACTCCACCAACCCCAGCAACTGGGACTTCGGCAGCAGTTTCTTCTTCGCAGGCACGGTCGTCACCACCATAG GATACGGGAACCTGGCACCCAGCACAGAGGCAGGCCAGGTCTTCTGTGTCTTCTACGCCCTGGTGGGCATCCCACTCAACGTGGTCTTCCTCAACCACCTGGGCACAGGGCTGCGTGCCCACCTGACCACCCTGGAGAGGTGGGAGGACCAGCCCAGGCGCTCCCAG CTCCTGCAGGTCCTGGGCCTGGCTCTGTTCCTGACCCTGGGGACACTGGTGATTCTCATCTTCCCGCCCATGGCCTTCAGTCGCGTGGAGGGCTGGAGCTTCAGCGAGGGCTTCTACTTTGCCTTCATCACCCTTAGCACCATTGGCTTTGGGGACTACGTTGTCG GCACAGACCCTAGCAAGCACTACGCCTCAGTGTACCGGAGCCTGGCAGCTGTCTGGATCCTCCTGGGCCTCGCGTGGCTGGCGCTGGTCCTCTCCCTGGGCCCCTTGCTTCTGCACAGATGCTCCCAGCTCTGGCTACTTGGCAGGGGACTCAGCCTCAAGGACAGGGCAGCCCCTGACCCTGACGGGCTCCCCGGACCTCAGAAGATGCCCATCTCTGCATGA